One window of the Novosphingobium sp. KACC 22771 genome contains the following:
- a CDS encoding TonB-dependent receptor, which yields MRYSKQIGFRLAATSSLMIFALPAYAEQAAPASDGIVVTATKRSASTIQATPIAVQAIGGADLQAKGAIDFADFYRTVPGLSVQDEGPGDKRYVVRGINASGAGTVGLYLDEVVITGENSQDGGGQAPDIKLFDIDRVEVLKGPQGTTFGASSMAGTMRYITAKPDLDKVTGYVQGGIRTTKGADLGMQTDGAVNIPVIPGRFAVRASGFYADLPGWISNRFEKGANAEKSKAARLSTRLKATDDLTIDTMMMYQKVHQDAKNYYNLQSFGGAALPANYQADVVRSPYDDKSEIYNVTANYKRPFGTVTATGSRFIRDTGFVRDASLAAQAFFGLPYDNTGRSALVQNKHRKVDSAELRFASDFKGPLQLLVGAFMQNEDRYYRSSWPKADTSGNIPANAALLLDRTVNTQIRERALFGELSYRILPDLTFTAGARWFDFKLEQQSVALVAAGGGAGPGAGPTLRTKDQGVIGRFNLAYKVSRNTNAYVQIAQGYRSGGTNDQTAAALANVVIPDGYGSDQLWSYEFGLKNALLDRKLYLNGAVYYIDWSNIQVSQQASNGTVSFGYIGNGGKASVTGFEAEVDARPIPGLRLTGSLNYSNAKLDRDNPVASTGRKGDHIPYVPTWSGATGISYSAPVGSGGLMGTIGADATYQGPMDTKFNSTIANWQHLNGYWLIGLRAGISKDAWAVNLNATNLSNNQTVINFNEIVPGVYPLGYYVSRPRTITLSGSVKF from the coding sequence ATGCGCTACTCCAAGCAGATCGGCTTTCGTTTAGCCGCGACCAGCAGTCTCATGATTTTTGCTTTGCCCGCCTATGCAGAGCAGGCCGCGCCTGCGAGCGACGGCATTGTTGTGACCGCCACCAAGCGCAGCGCCTCGACCATTCAGGCCACCCCGATTGCCGTGCAGGCGATCGGCGGGGCCGATCTCCAGGCCAAGGGTGCGATTGATTTCGCCGATTTCTATCGCACCGTGCCGGGCCTTTCGGTTCAGGACGAAGGTCCGGGCGACAAGCGCTATGTGGTGCGCGGCATCAACGCCAGCGGCGCGGGCACGGTCGGGCTCTATCTGGACGAAGTGGTCATCACCGGCGAAAACTCGCAGGATGGCGGCGGTCAGGCCCCCGATATCAAGCTGTTCGACATCGACCGCGTTGAAGTTCTGAAAGGCCCGCAGGGCACCACCTTTGGCGCCAGTTCGATGGCGGGCACGATGCGCTACATTACCGCCAAGCCCGATCTGGACAAGGTGACCGGCTATGTTCAGGGCGGTATTCGCACCACCAAGGGCGCGGATCTTGGCATGCAGACCGATGGGGCGGTGAATATTCCGGTTATTCCCGGCCGCTTTGCGGTGCGCGCATCGGGTTTCTATGCTGATCTGCCGGGCTGGATCAGCAACCGTTTTGAAAAGGGCGCGAATGCGGAAAAGAGCAAGGCTGCGCGTCTTTCCACCCGCCTGAAGGCCACCGATGACCTGACCATCGACACGATGATGATGTATCAAAAGGTGCATCAGGACGCGAAGAACTACTATAATCTTCAAAGCTTTGGCGGTGCGGCGCTGCCGGCCAACTATCAGGCCGACGTGGTGCGCTCGCCCTATGATGACAAGAGCGAGATCTATAACGTCACCGCCAATTACAAGCGTCCCTTCGGCACGGTGACGGCAACGGGTTCGCGCTTCATCCGAGACACCGGATTCGTGCGCGATGCCTCGCTGGCGGCGCAGGCCTTCTTTGGCCTACCCTATGACAACACGGGCCGCAGCGCGCTGGTCCAGAACAAGCACCGCAAGGTGGACAGTGCCGAACTGCGCTTCGCCTCGGACTTCAAGGGACCGCTTCAATTGCTGGTCGGCGCCTTTATGCAGAACGAGGACCGCTATTACCGCTCGTCCTGGCCCAAGGCCGACACCAGCGGCAATATCCCGGCCAATGCCGCCCTTCTGCTCGACCGCACGGTCAACACGCAGATCCGCGAGCGCGCGCTCTTTGGCGAACTCAGCTACAGGATCCTGCCTGATCTGACATTTACGGCGGGCGCGCGCTGGTTCGACTTCAAGCTGGAGCAGCAATCCGTGGCGCTGGTCGCTGCGGGCGGCGGTGCGGGCCCAGGCGCCGGTCCCACCTTGCGTACCAAGGATCAGGGCGTGATCGGCCGCTTCAACCTGGCCTATAAGGTCAGCAGGAACACCAACGCCTATGTTCAAATCGCGCAGGGCTATCGCTCGGGCGGCACCAATGACCAGACGGCGGCCGCGCTGGCCAATGTGGTCATCCCCGACGGCTATGGCTCGGATCAGCTGTGGTCCTATGAATTCGGCCTCAAAAACGCGCTGCTCGACCGCAAGCTCTATTTGAACGGGGCGGTCTATTACATTGACTGGTCAAACATTCAGGTCTCGCAACAGGCCTCGAATGGCACCGTCTCGTTTGGCTATATCGGCAATGGCGGCAAGGCCAGCGTGACCGGTTTCGAGGCCGAAGTGGACGCGCGCCCGATCCCCGGCCTGCGCCTGACGGGCAGCCTGAACTACAGCAACGCCAAGCTGGACCGCGACAATCCGGTGGCCTCGACGGGGCGCAAGGGCGATCATATCCCTTATGTGCCCACATGGTCGGGCGCCACGGGGATCAGCTATTCGGCGCCCGTGGGATCAGGCGGCCTGATGGGCACGATCGGCGCGGATGCCACCTATCAGGGGCCGATGGACACCAAGTTCAATTCGACCATCGCCAATTGGCAGCACCTCAACGGCTACTGGCTGATCGGCCTGCGCGCCGGGATCAGCAAGGATGCATGGGCGGTCAATCTGAACGCCACCAACCTGTCAAACAACCAGACCGTCATCAATTTCAACGAAATCGTACCGGGCGTCTATCCGCTGGGCTATTATGTCAGCCGCCCGCGCACGATCACCCTGTCGGGTTCGGTGAAGTTCTAA